Proteins co-encoded in one Campylobacter ornithocola genomic window:
- a CDS encoding GspE/PulE family protein, which translates to MKEMKILDEFSLKELASQHKIEILDSNQTLDIEKYLHVLPFSLVDQYDIFCLYEDDENIHIASSEFLKEGIIEKIQNLYRLKTVKIFLCDFMQFKFLLERVKFLIRFQDYLNRLDLSLKSNENKDEFLLEQFLNLILTYACFLRASDIHLEPLEDKVLIRFRIDGDLKYMHSLDISSYQALLMHIKIITLLNVAEQRQAQDGSFSKIILEQKYDFRVSIIPLLFGQSVVLRILKQDEHVLKLDKLFIAEENLAQLKTYMNAPYGLILFCGPTGSGKSTFMHAILNELDQNKKVITLEDPIEYKLKYAQQILLNPKADFNFHKALRAVLRQDPDVIMVGEIRDDESLDIVLKASLSGHLVLSTLHTNNTIEAIFRMKHMGAKEYLIAYSLNLIIAQRLVRKLCECKEPSEEKFHFQGQVFEGKFYKAKGCVKCMYSGYKGRLMVAEFLFLDQNLKSMIENNANYENILTYALKKGFLTLSMDALEKVKLGLISIDELRKVGF; encoded by the coding sequence ATGAAAGAGATGAAAATTTTAGATGAGTTTTCTTTAAAAGAATTAGCTTCTCAGCATAAAATAGAAATTTTAGACTCCAATCAGACTCTTGATATAGAAAAATATCTCCATGTTTTACCTTTTTCTTTAGTGGATCAATATGATATTTTTTGCTTATATGAGGATGATGAAAATATCCATATAGCTTCTTCTGAATTTTTAAAAGAAGGTATTATAGAAAAAATACAAAATTTATATCGTTTAAAAACTGTCAAGATTTTTCTTTGTGATTTTATGCAATTTAAATTTTTATTAGAAAGAGTTAAATTTTTAATTAGATTTCAAGACTATCTTAATAGATTAGATCTTAGTTTAAAGAGCAATGAGAATAAAGATGAATTTTTATTAGAGCAATTTTTGAATTTAATTTTAACTTATGCTTGTTTTTTAAGAGCAAGTGATATACATTTGGAGCCTTTGGAGGATAAAGTTTTAATAAGATTTAGAATAGATGGAGATTTAAAATATATGCATAGTCTTGATATAAGTTCCTATCAAGCTTTATTAATGCATATAAAAATTATTACCCTACTCAATGTAGCCGAACAAAGACAAGCTCAAGATGGAAGTTTTTCTAAAATTATTTTAGAGCAAAAATATGATTTTAGAGTCTCCATTATACCTTTGTTATTTGGACAAAGCGTAGTGCTTAGGATTTTAAAGCAAGATGAGCATGTTTTAAAACTTGATAAGCTTTTTATCGCAGAAGAAAATCTTGCTCAATTAAAAACATATATGAATGCACCTTATGGTTTAATTTTATTTTGTGGACCAACAGGAAGTGGTAAAAGTACCTTTATGCATGCTATTTTAAACGAACTTGATCAAAATAAAAAAGTTATTACTTTAGAAGATCCTATAGAGTATAAGCTTAAGTATGCTCAGCAAATTCTTTTAAATCCTAAAGCTGATTTTAATTTTCATAAAGCATTAAGGGCAGTTTTAAGACAAGATCCTGATGTGATTATGGTAGGTGAGATTAGAGATGATGAGAGTTTGGATATAGTTTTAAAAGCCTCTTTGAGTGGACACTTGGTTTTAAGTACTTTACACACTAATAACACTATAGAAGCTATTTTTAGGATGAAACATATGGGTGCAAAAGAATATTTAATAGCCTATTCGCTTAATTTAATTATAGCACAACGCTTGGTAAGAAAGCTATGTGAATGCAAAGAGCCTAGTGAGGAAAAATTTCATTTTCAAGGTCAGGTTTTTGAAGGAAAATTTTATAAAGCAAAGGGATGTGTTAAATGCATGTATAGTGGATACAAGGGACGTTTAATGGTGGCTGAATTTTTATTTTTAGATCAAAATTTAAAAAGTATGATAGAAAATAATGCAAATTATGAAAATATTTTAACATATGCTTTAAAAAAAGGCTTTTTAACTTTAAGTATGGATGCTTTAGAAAAGGTAAAACTCGGTTTAATAAGTATAGATGAATTAAGAAAGGTTGGTTTTTGA
- a CDS encoding TSUP family transporter has protein sequence MELELIYYVILFFVAAFAGCVDAIVGGGGLITIPALFACGIPPHLALATNKLQSTFGSLTAVLAYRKSMHIEKIALGILFTAIGAAIGTYSVLLIDQNAVKIIVLICLVLIFLYTIFKPNLGHVHSEAKMSTTSFQIIFGLLLGFYDGFLGPGTGSFWIFACVIFLGFNMKNASINTKILNFTSNIVALGVFLYSYEVLWKVGILMGIGQILGAFIGSKLVLKTQGTFIKKLFLTMVALTIAKVAYDYLT, from the coding sequence ATGGAGCTTGAATTAATTTATTATGTGATTTTATTTTTTGTTGCAGCTTTTGCAGGCTGTGTTGATGCGATTGTGGGTGGTGGTGGGCTTATCACCATACCCGCTTTATTTGCCTGTGGAATTCCTCCTCATTTAGCTTTAGCTACCAATAAACTCCAAAGCACATTTGGCTCACTAACTGCTGTTTTAGCCTATAGGAAATCTATGCATATAGAAAAAATAGCACTAGGAATTTTATTTACCGCTATTGGTGCAGCTATTGGAACTTATTCGGTTTTACTTATAGATCAAAACGCTGTCAAAATCATTGTATTAATTTGTCTTGTTTTAATCTTTCTATATACTATTTTCAAACCTAACTTGGGACATGTGCATAGTGAAGCTAAAATGAGCACTACAAGCTTTCAAATTATTTTTGGTTTATTACTTGGCTTTTATGATGGTTTTTTAGGGCCTGGTACAGGATCATTTTGGATCTTTGCTTGTGTGATATTTCTTGGTTTTAACATGAAAAATGCTAGTATTAATACCAAAATTTTAAATTTTACTAGTAATATAGTAGCTTTAGGAGTATTTTTATACTCTTATGAAGTACTTTGGAAAGTTGGTATTTTAATGGGTATAGGTCAAATTTTAGGAGCTTTTATAGGCTCAAAACTAGTTTTAAAAACGCAAGGAACCTTCATTAAAAAACTCTTTTTGACTATGGTTGCTTTAACTATAGCTAAGGTTGCTTATGACTATCTTACTTAA
- a CDS encoding TIGR02757 family protein has protein sequence MLIKALLDEAILSKNTQKELFSHPDPLQIASIYKDETIALLCALFAYGNAKNIVNFLKKLDFSLLEKNDECIKKECKNIKYRFQNSQDITQIFITLKRLKNENSIENIFTKAYQKEQDITQAIKAFIETIYKLNPYKSYGYEFFFSKEFKIPKGPLKRYNMYLRWMVRKDELDLGIFKNIDKKDLLIPLDTHTHKVSLKLKLLKRKIYDFKSVLELTQSLKEFDPQDPIKYDFALYRIGQNKESLWSLN, from the coding sequence ATGCTAATTAAGGCTCTTTTAGATGAAGCTATTTTAAGTAAAAATACCCAAAAAGAGCTTTTTTCCCATCCTGATCCTTTGCAAATTGCAAGTATTTATAAAGATGAAACTATAGCTTTGCTTTGTGCCTTATTTGCTTATGGGAATGCTAAAAATATCGTAAATTTTTTAAAAAAACTTGATTTTTCCTTACTTGAAAAAAACGATGAGTGTATTAAAAAAGAATGTAAAAATATAAAATACCGCTTCCAAAATTCCCAAGATATAACTCAAATTTTTATTACTCTAAAACGTTTAAAAAATGAAAATAGCATTGAAAATATTTTTACTAAAGCTTATCAAAAAGAACAAGATATCACACAAGCAATAAAAGCTTTTATAGAAACAATCTATAAACTAAACCCTTATAAAAGTTATGGTTATGAGTTTTTCTTTTCTAAAGAATTTAAAATTCCAAAAGGTCCTCTAAAAAGATATAATATGTATCTTAGGTGGATGGTAAGAAAAGATGAACTTGATTTGGGTATATTTAAAAATATCGACAAAAAAGATTTACTTATACCTTTAGATACTCATACACACAAAGTTTCATTAAAACTTAAGCTTTTAAAGCGTAAGATTTATGATTTTAAAAGTGTTTTAGAGCTTACGCAAAGTCTTAAAGAATTTGATCCACAAGATCCTATAAAATATGATTTTGCTTTATATAGAATCGGACAAAACAAGGAAAGCTTATGGAGCTTGAATTAA
- a CDS encoding type II secretion system F family protein has product MKKFIIFYILNQDQKQCIVEARNLYEARSFALKSFTNIISIEEYFEPIRHKIKEEELIFILKDLSMILKAGLSLQEAILEFARSSHEKQNIKIFNTIYNKLNNGSSYSEAFKDILNSRECAILKICDGKEELYRAFDIIINLKEKNLHSIKQFKKAMAYPLFVFTCIILAFFVLMILVLPEFKTLFLQLELELPKITQILFSIGDFFGHFYMIVLLSIGFLLILVYSFKRSLFFYKVLFYSPVFGKIIFYQDKFCFFLIFSYLLKAGVDIKRAFELACEGIENQFFKDKIYTVKISMESGLNLAQAFLKIRLFEPFVIRMLNLALKSSKLDECTYELALFYEHKKENYTQKLFAILEPLMTIFMAGLILILALGVFLPMWQISQGI; this is encoded by the coding sequence TTGAAAAAATTTATAATTTTTTATATCTTAAATCAAGATCAAAAACAATGTATAGTTGAAGCTAGGAATTTGTATGAAGCTAGAAGTTTTGCGTTAAAATCATTTACTAATATTATTAGTATTGAAGAGTATTTTGAGCCAATAAGGCATAAAATTAAAGAAGAAGAACTTATTTTTATCCTTAAAGATTTAAGTATGATTTTAAAAGCAGGATTAAGTTTACAGGAGGCCATTTTAGAGTTTGCAAGATCAAGCCATGAAAAACAAAATATAAAAATTTTTAATACAATTTACAATAAACTTAACAATGGAAGTTCTTATAGTGAAGCTTTTAAAGATATTTTAAATTCTAGAGAATGTGCTATTTTAAAAATTTGTGATGGCAAAGAAGAGCTATATAGAGCTTTTGATATTATTATTAATCTAAAAGAAAAAAATCTTCATAGTATTAAACAATTTAAAAAAGCTATGGCTTATCCACTTTTTGTATTTACATGTATCATTTTGGCTTTTTTTGTATTAATGATTTTAGTTTTACCTGAATTTAAAACTTTATTTTTGCAACTCGAATTAGAATTACCAAAAATCACTCAAATTCTTTTTTCTATAGGAGATTTTTTTGGTCATTTTTATATGATTGTTCTATTAAGCATAGGATTTTTGTTAATACTTGTCTACTCTTTTAAGAGATCTTTGTTTTTTTATAAAGTTCTTTTTTACTCTCCTGTTTTTGGAAAAATAATATTTTATCAAGATAAATTTTGTTTTTTCTTGATTTTTTCGTATTTATTAAAAGCAGGAGTAGATATAAAAAGAGCTTTTGAATTAGCTTGCGAAGGTATAGAAAATCAATTTTTTAAAGATAAAATATATACTGTAAAAATTTCAATGGAGTCAGGTCTTAATCTAGCTCAAGCTTTTTTAAAAATAAGACTTTTTGAGCCTTTTGTAATAAGAATGTTAAATTTAGCTTTGAAAAGTTCTAAGTTAGATGAGTGTACTTACGAACTAGCTTTATTTTATGAGCATAAAAAAGAAAATTATACCCAAAAACTTTTTGCTATTCTAGAACCTTTAATGACAATTTTTATGGCAGGCTTGATTTTAATCTTAGCTTTGGGCGTATTTTTGCCTATGTGGCAAATTAGCCAAGGAATTTAA
- the mshL gene encoding pilus (MSHA type) biogenesis protein MshL — MKKIIFLFVSFLAFTNVFASQCHQRFFDISVENKTSLIEILNELGRECGFSIIIKDALAREKLNHTQNYLHIRKMSLREIFKLLLMENNLAFEYDKNILKIYGRQVKTFKIHYISSIREGQSITKASVDSRPKQGDYDNTKEADNLVISTDKFDFWEKISEEIQALLDENTTKPIINTNAGIITLNATLYELTRVEKYLKDLNKRLKKQVLIDVSIVAVHLNKSHSSGINWQELALKLNGDDNDFIINKGGVRNINLKANIETKAILNLLQENGKTTVLSNPKLMALNNQQAIISIGDTINYQVKESSKGTENGTTISETYNNYSIFVGILLNILPEISDDHKIMLRINPSLSDFKYSVDNHRQNKPRNIAPDTIQKKLSTVVEVDDGQTLILGGLISKNTISNHSEVSALSKIPLFGALFQGKQNLEDISEIVFIIKPSLIRADKKVLSLKELGFKHENDMF; from the coding sequence ATGAAAAAAATAATATTTTTATTCGTTAGTTTTTTAGCTTTTACAAATGTTTTTGCCTCGCAGTGCCATCAGCGCTTTTTTGATATAAGTGTAGAAAACAAAACTTCTTTGATTGAAATTTTAAATGAGCTTGGTAGAGAATGTGGTTTTAGTATAATTATAAAAGATGCTCTTGCTAGGGAAAAATTAAATCATACGCAAAATTATTTACATATAAGAAAAATGTCTTTAAGGGAAATTTTTAAACTTTTGTTAATGGAAAATAATCTTGCTTTTGAATATGATAAAAATATTTTAAAAATTTATGGAAGACAAGTTAAAACTTTTAAAATTCATTATATAAGCTCTATCAGGGAAGGACAAAGTATTACTAAAGCTTCGGTAGATTCAAGACCTAAACAAGGAGATTATGATAATACCAAAGAAGCAGATAATTTAGTTATTAGTACAGATAAATTTGACTTTTGGGAAAAAATTTCAGAAGAAATTCAAGCTTTACTTGATGAAAATACGACTAAACCTATTATCAATACCAATGCAGGAATTATTACTTTAAATGCTACTTTGTATGAGCTTACAAGAGTTGAAAAATATTTAAAAGATTTAAATAAAAGACTTAAAAAACAAGTTTTAATTGATGTAAGTATAGTTGCAGTGCATTTAAATAAAAGTCATTCAAGTGGGATTAATTGGCAAGAGCTTGCTTTGAAGCTTAATGGAGATGATAATGATTTTATAATCAATAAAGGCGGTGTTAGAAATATCAATCTGAAAGCTAATATTGAAACTAAGGCTATTTTAAATTTACTGCAAGAAAATGGCAAAACGACTGTACTTTCTAATCCAAAGCTAATGGCACTTAATAATCAACAAGCTATCATTTCTATAGGTGATACGATTAATTATCAAGTAAAAGAAAGCTCTAAAGGCACCGAAAATGGTACGACCATTAGTGAAACTTATAACAATTATTCTATTTTTGTAGGAATTTTGCTTAATATTTTACCAGAAATTTCAGATGATCATAAAATTATGCTTAGAATTAATCCGAGTTTGAGTGATTTTAAATATAGCGTTGATAATCATAGGCAAAATAAGCCAAGAAATATAGCACCTGATACCATACAAAAAAAGCTTTCTACTGTAGTTGAAGTTGATGATGGGCAGACTTTAATTTTAGGTGGATTGATTAGTAAAAATACGATTAGCAATCACAGCGAAGTAAGTGCTTTATCTAAAATACCACTTTTTGGTGCCTTGTTTCAAGGAAAGCAAAATTTAGAAGATATTAGTGAAATAGTTTTTATAATTAAACCAAGTTTAATAAGAGCTGATAAAAAAGTATTAAGTTTGAAAGAATTAGGTTTTAAACATGAAAATGATATGTTTTAA
- a CDS encoding HAD family hydrolase, with product MLKKTILFDLDGTLIDSTSAILDGFDAAFKAFGEPLRDHEAIKALIGFPLDIAFEKLGVAKEKTSEYINAYRSVYQKIYIEQTSLLSLAKESVYEASLFADLAVVTTKSSKFSKPLLDHLGIGEYFKVIIGRDDVTYPKPNAEPILLALEKLSKSKENAFMIGDTHLDIQAACNAGIAPIAVSSGYESKENLTKFEIPLFENTYEAVKYIKNIR from the coding sequence TTGTTAAAAAAGACAATTTTATTTGACTTAGATGGCACTTTGATAGACTCTACAAGTGCCATTTTAGATGGATTTGATGCTGCTTTTAAAGCTTTTGGTGAGCCTTTAAGAGATCATGAAGCCATTAAAGCTTTAATAGGTTTTCCTTTAGATATAGCTTTTGAAAAACTTGGCGTGGCAAAAGAAAAAACAAGTGAGTATATTAATGCTTATAGAAGTGTATATCAAAAAATCTATATAGAGCAAACTTCTTTGCTTTCTTTGGCAAAAGAAAGTGTATATGAGGCTAGTTTGTTTGCTGATTTAGCTGTTGTAACAACTAAAAGTTCTAAATTTTCCAAACCTTTACTTGATCATTTAGGTATAGGAGAGTATTTTAAAGTTATCATAGGTAGAGATGATGTAACTTACCCAAAACCAAATGCTGAGCCTATTTTATTAGCTTTAGAAAAATTATCTAAAAGCAAAGAAAATGCATTTATGATAGGAGATACTCATTTAGATATCCAAGCAGCTTGTAATGCAGGTATTGCACCTATAGCAGTAAGTAGTGGTTATGAAAGTAAAGAAAATTTGACTAAATTTGAAATACCACTTTTTGAAAATACTTATGAAGCTGTAAAATATATAAAAAATATCCGATAA
- a CDS encoding CDC27 family protein codes for MKMICFNLLVCLSFLNAIDIQNDGFEQSVFYEKFINQPNYENALNLAKYFYQNKDYQKAIFWAVEANEFELLEKEAWLIFINAKLKLGKHEEASRAKEEYEKLLGIYFE; via the coding sequence ATGAAAATGATATGTTTTAATTTGCTAGTTTGTTTGTCTTTTTTAAATGCTATTGATATTCAAAACGATGGTTTTGAACAAAGTGTGTTTTATGAAAAATTTATTAATCAACCAAACTATGAAAATGCTTTAAATTTAGCCAAATATTTTTACCAAAATAAAGACTATCAAAAAGCAATTTTTTGGGCTGTTGAGGCAAATGAGTTTGAATTGTTGGAAAAAGAAGCATGGCTTATTTTTATCAATGCTAAGTTAAAACTTGGAAAACATGAAGAAGCTTCAAGGGCTAAAGAAGAATACGAAAAACTTTTAGGAATTTATTTTGAATGA
- the nifJ gene encoding pyruvate:ferredoxin (flavodoxin) oxidoreductase codes for MSKIMKTMDGNEAAAYAAYAFTEVAGIYPITPSSPMADYTDIWASQGKKNLFGVPVKVVEMQSEAGAAGTVHGSLQAGALTTTYTASQGLLLKIPNMYKIAGQLLPGVIHVAARALASQALSIFGDHQDVYAARQTGFAMLCSHSVQESMDLAGVAHLAAIKGRVPFMHFFDGFRTSHEIQKIEVMDYAHFDRLLDREALLEFRNSCLNPENPKTRGTAQNDDIYFQTRELANKYYEAIPDIVNEYMQEISKITGREYKPFVYYGDKNATRIVVAMGSVTEALKEVVDYLNSKGEKVGVLKVHLYRPFSLKYLFNVMPQSVEKIAVLDRTKEPGSLGEPLYLDLKSAYYGKEKAPLIVGGRYGLSSKDVDPAQLIAVFENLNQANPKDGFTIGINDDVTFTSLPVGEKISLGDESTIECLFYGLGADGTVGANKNSIKIIGDKTDFYAQAYFAYDSKKSGGYTRSHLRFSKKPITSTYLVSTPHFVACSVAAYLEIYDVLAGIRKGGTFLLNSIWSAQETIKKIPNAVKRVLAQKEINFYIINATKLAREIGLGSRTNTIMQSAFFKLANIIPFEDAQKYMKELAYKSYSKKGDAIVEMNYKAIDVGADGLVKVDIDPSWANLADEVKEETIAYKGTEFVEKIAKPMNAAKGDDLPVSAFLGYEDGSFEHGTTEYEKRGVGVMVPRWIETNCIQCNQCASVCPHAVIRPFLIDEEELDKAPAGVKEHSLNAKGVKDQKLNFKIQVSPLDCTGCELCVHECPTKEKSLVMVPLGEELDHGEQENADYLFKKVSYKDNILNRENAKGIQFAQPLFEFHGACPGCGETPYITLITRLFGERMIIANATGCSSIYGGSAPSTPYRKSNKNGHGPAWGNSLFEDNAEFGLGMKIATETTRHKIEQIMNESMQEVPNALSALYKEWIANKEDSKTSLELRDKLVPLLEENKQIKAVNDILELKSYLSKKSHWIFGGDGWAYDIGYGGLDHVLASGENVNILVLDTEVYSNTGGQSSKSSRTGSVAQFAAAGKPVQKKDLGQIAMTYGYIFVAQVNSNANYAQLLKAVMAAEAYDGPSLIIAYSPCIAHGIKGGLGNSGNQAELATKCGYWPTYIYDPRLEAEGKNPLTISSKEPDWDLYESFLMNEVRYSSLKKSNPEQAKELFEKNKAEAQRRYRQLKRLSSADFSNEN; via the coding sequence ATGAGTAAAATAATGAAAACAATGGATGGTAACGAAGCAGCAGCTTATGCTGCCTATGCATTTACAGAGGTTGCTGGAATTTATCCTATTACCCCAAGCTCTCCTATGGCTGATTATACTGATATATGGGCTTCTCAAGGTAAAAAAAATCTTTTTGGAGTACCGGTTAAAGTTGTGGAAATGCAAAGTGAAGCAGGAGCTGCTGGAACAGTCCATGGATCTTTGCAAGCAGGTGCTTTAACTACTACCTATACTGCTTCTCAAGGGCTTTTGTTAAAAATACCAAATATGTATAAAATTGCAGGTCAACTTTTACCTGGGGTAATTCATGTAGCAGCTAGAGCTTTAGCTTCTCAAGCACTTTCTATTTTTGGCGATCATCAAGATGTTTATGCAGCAAGACAAACAGGTTTTGCTATGCTTTGTTCACATTCTGTACAAGAAAGCATGGATTTAGCAGGTGTTGCACACTTAGCAGCTATCAAAGGTAGAGTACCTTTTATGCATTTCTTTGATGGTTTTAGAACTAGCCATGAAATTCAAAAAATTGAAGTAATGGATTATGCACATTTTGATCGTTTGCTTGATCGTGAAGCATTATTGGAATTTAGGAATTCCTGTCTAAATCCAGAAAATCCAAAAACAAGAGGTACAGCTCAAAATGATGATATATATTTTCAAACAAGAGAATTGGCAAATAAATACTATGAAGCTATTCCTGATATTGTTAATGAATATATGCAAGAAATTTCAAAAATTACAGGAAGAGAATATAAACCTTTTGTGTATTATGGAGATAAGAATGCAACACGCATTGTGGTTGCGATGGGTTCAGTAACCGAAGCTTTAAAAGAGGTTGTGGATTATCTAAATAGTAAAGGCGAAAAAGTAGGGGTTTTAAAAGTTCATTTATATAGACCATTTAGTTTAAAATATTTATTTAATGTAATGCCTCAAAGTGTTGAAAAAATAGCTGTTTTAGATAGGACTAAAGAACCAGGAAGTTTAGGTGAGCCACTTTATTTAGACTTAAAAAGTGCTTATTATGGAAAAGAAAAAGCACCTTTAATTGTTGGTGGTAGATATGGACTTTCTTCAAAAGATGTGGATCCTGCTCAGTTAATAGCAGTTTTTGAAAATCTAAATCAAGCAAATCCAAAAGATGGTTTTACCATAGGAATTAATGATGATGTTACCTTTACTTCATTGCCTGTGGGAGAAAAAATTTCTTTAGGTGATGAGAGTACTATAGAGTGTTTATTCTATGGACTTGGTGCTGATGGTACTGTAGGGGCGAATAAAAACTCTATTAAAATTATAGGGGATAAAACAGACTTTTATGCGCAAGCTTATTTTGCTTATGATTCTAAAAAATCAGGTGGTTATACAAGAAGTCATTTAAGATTTTCTAAAAAACCTATCACTTCAACTTATTTAGTTTCTACACCACATTTTGTAGCGTGTTCAGTGGCTGCGTATTTAGAAATTTATGATGTTTTAGCAGGTATTAGAAAAGGCGGAACTTTCCTTTTAAATAGTATTTGGAGTGCACAAGAAACTATTAAAAAAATTCCTAATGCAGTTAAGAGAGTTTTAGCGCAAAAAGAAATTAATTTTTATATCATTAATGCCACAAAACTTGCTAGAGAAATAGGACTAGGTAGTAGAACAAATACAATCATGCAATCAGCATTTTTCAAACTTGCTAATATCATTCCTTTCGAAGATGCACAAAAATACATGAAAGAATTAGCTTACAAATCATATAGTAAAAAAGGTGATGCTATAGTTGAGATGAATTATAAAGCTATTGATGTGGGTGCAGATGGGCTTGTAAAAGTTGATATTGATCCTTCTTGGGCAAATTTAGCTGATGAAGTAAAAGAAGAAACTATAGCTTATAAAGGTACTGAATTTGTGGAAAAAATTGCAAAACCTATGAATGCAGCTAAAGGCGATGATTTGCCAGTTTCAGCATTTTTGGGCTATGAAGATGGTAGTTTTGAGCATGGTACTACTGAATATGAAAAAAGAGGCGTCGGTGTTATGGTGCCAAGATGGATAGAAACTAATTGTATCCAATGTAATCAATGTGCTTCAGTATGTCCACATGCGGTTATTAGACCTTTTTTGATTGATGAAGAAGAATTAGATAAAGCTCCAGCTGGTGTGAAAGAACACAGCTTAAACGCAAAAGGGGTGAAAGATCAAAAATTAAACTTTAAAATTCAAGTTTCACCACTTGATTGTACAGGTTGTGAGCTTTGTGTGCATGAGTGTCCTACTAAAGAAAAATCTTTAGTAATGGTACCACTAGGTGAAGAGCTTGATCATGGTGAACAAGAAAATGCGGATTATTTATTCAAAAAAGTAAGCTACAAAGATAATATCTTAAATAGAGAAAATGCTAAGGGTATCCAATTTGCTCAGCCTTTATTTGAATTCCATGGAGCATGCCCAGGGTGCGGAGAAACTCCTTATATTACATTAATTACTAGATTATTCGGTGAAAGAATGATCATTGCTAATGCAACAGGTTGTAGTTCTATTTATGGTGGTTCAGCTCCTTCAACTCCATATAGAAAAAGCAATAAAAATGGTCATGGACCTGCTTGGGGTAATTCTTTATTTGAAGATAATGCCGAATTTGGTCTTGGTATGAAAATAGCAACTGAAACAACAAGACATAAAATAGAGCAAATTATGAATGAAAGTATGCAAGAAGTTCCTAATGCACTTTCAGCTTTATATAAAGAATGGATTGCAAATAAAGAAGATTCTAAAACTTCTTTAGAATTAAGAGATAAGTTAGTGCCATTGTTAGAAGAAAATAAACAAATTAAAGCTGTAAATGATATTTTAGAACTTAAAAGCTATTTGAGCAAAAAATCACATTGGATTTTTGGTGGTGATGGTTGGGCTTATGATATAGGTTATGGTGGGCTTGATCATGTTTTAGCAAGTGGTGAAAATGTAAATATTTTAGTTCTTGATACTGAAGTTTATTCAAATACTGGAGGTCAAAGTTCAAAATCTTCAAGAACAGGCTCAGTAGCTCAGTTTGCTGCAGCAGGTAAGCCAGTGCAGAAAAAAGATTTAGGCCAAATTGCTATGACTTATGGTTATATTTTTGTTGCTCAAGTAAATTCTAATGCAAACTATGCACAGCTATTAAAAGCGGTGATGGCAGCAGAAGCTTATGATGGGCCTTCTTTAATTATTGCTTATTCTCCTTGTATAGCTCATGGTATTAAAGGTGGACTTGGAAATTCAGGAAATCAAGCAGAACTTGCCACAAAATGCGGATATTGGCCAACTTATATTTATGATCCACGTTTAGAAGCTGAAGGTAAAAATCCTTTAACAATTTCCTCCAAAGAGCCTGACTGGGATTTATATGAAAGCTTTTTAATGAATGAGGTGCGTTATAGCTCACTTAAAAAATCAAATCCTGAACAAGCGAAAGAACTGTTTGAAAAAAACAAAGCAGAAGCGCAACGTCGCTATAGACAGCTTAAGCGTTTATCAAGTGCTGATTTTAGTAATGAAAATTAA